TTCCGGGGCACCGGCGCCATGGCCGTCCACCTGTGGATCGACCAGTTCAGCGGGTCCAGCGCCGTGTACGGATTCCGCTGTCTGTCCCGGGACGGGCAGACCGTGCACGCCGAGGGTAGGCGGGTGCACATCCGCATCGACCCGAAGACCCTGCGCCCCACCGCCTGGGCGGACGACACCCGGTCGGTCATGAAGCTCATCGCACGGCCTTCTGACTGACCACGGGCGCGGCCTTCAGACTGACCACGGGCGGTCAGGACGGCACCGCCTCCACGACCGAGAGCGCGGACGCGGTCGGGATGATCCGGCCCAGTTGGAAACCCTCTCCCGCGAGTAGCGCCGCGAACTCCTCGGCCGTGCGTTCCCGCCCGTCCCACAGGGCCATCATCAGCACGTCCGACACGACGGCGGGGTGTGCGCCCGGAGTCGCGGGCACCACGGCGTCGACCACCAGCAGCCGCGCGTCGTCGGCCATGGCCTTGCGGCACGAGGCCAGCACCGCCGCCGACTCCTCGTCGCTCTTGTCGTGCAGGATTCGCTTGAGCAGATAGACGTCCCCACCGGGCGGTACGGCGTCGATCATGTCGCCGGCCTCGGTACGCCACCGCCCGGCCAGCGCCGGGCCGTCCAGCAGGTGCCGCTCCAGCACCGGGGCGCGGTCCAGCAGCACGCCGCGCAGCCCCGGGTTCGCCGTCAGCACCGCCCGCAGCAGCCCGCCCCGCCCGCCGGCGACATCCACCACGGTGCCGGTCGCGGGGAAGTCGTACGCGGCGACCACCGCATCCTGCTCCAGCGCCGAGACCGTGGCCAGGGCGTCGGCGAAGAGTTGCTCGGTCTCCGGGGCGGTTGGCAGGTGGTCGAAGAACGGCAGCCCGAATACGTCGGCGAAGGCGGTCTGCCCCTGCCGCACCGTGTCGTCGAGCCGCCCGGCCGGCCGCCAGTACAACTCGTCGGTGAAGAGCAGCACGATCGACCGCAACGGCACCGGCGAATCAGTTCGCAGCAGCCGCGCCGCCGGCGTGAGCCGGAACCGGCCCGCGTCGTCCTCGGCGAAGACCCCGCGGGTGCTGAGCAGTCGAAGCGCCCGGCCCAGGCGTCCGGCGTCGACGCTGGTGAGGGCCGCCAGCTCCGCCGCGCTGCGGGGTTCGTCGAGGTGGTCGGCGACCGCGAAGCGGGCCGCGACCCGCAGCGCCGCCGGGTAGAGGTAACCCAGCGAATCTCCGAGTATCTGCCGGATCACGGTCGGGTCGATCCGACCTTCGTCGGCCTCCGTCGCAGTCATCGCGTCGCCCTTCTCGCCGTCGTGGCCGCTGCCGCCGTCACCGCGGCACCGGAAGTTCGCGGAAGCCGCCGAGGGCGGATCCGAGGGAAGATCGATCCACCCGGGTTGGTCAACTTGAGCGGCTCCGGTACGGCGTTCGGCCGGACCTGCGGGTCGGCGCGCGGTTCGGCGAGCTGATCCGGGTTGTCCAGCAGGGGCGGCGTCGAGTCGGCGAGCACGGTCGACCCCGGGTCGGGTCGGTGCGTACGAACAGACAGGGCAGGGGCTGCCCCATCGGTTGTCATCGGAGCACCGCCTCCTCGGGGGCGCTGGGCGTCGCCGGTGGGGCCGGCACGGCTTCGACGATCGACAGCGTCCCGGGAGTCGGGATCACCCGGACGGCCCGGAGGTTCGCGGCGGCCAGCAGGGCGTCGAACTCGGCCTTGGTTCGTTCCTTGCCGTCGAAGTTGGTCATCATCGCGATGTCGTAGAGCTTGCTCGGGTGCGGGTCGTTACCCGAGGGGATGACCGCGTCGATGATCAGCAGCTTCGCCTCGTCCGCCATCGCCTGCCGGGTGGCCTTGAGGATGCGCAGGCTGTCGGCGTCGTCCCAGTCGTGCAGCACGCGTTTGAGGACGTAGATGTCGCCGCCGGTCGGGATCAGCCCGAAGAAGTCACCCGCCACCGGCTCCCAGCGGCCGGCGATCGCGGGGTCGCCCAGCCGGTGCTTGGCGAGGACCGACTCCTGTTCGAACAACACGCCCCGCAGGCCCGGGTTGCGTAGCAGTATCGCGTGTAGCAGGCCGCCGGGCCCGCCGCCGACGTCTACCACGGTGCCGGTGTCCGGGAAGTCGTAGCTTGCCGCGATCGGGTCCTGCTCGGTGACCGACAGGTCGGCGATCGCGGTGTTGAAGATGTCGGCGCGGGACGGGTCCCGGGCGAGGACGTCGAAGAGCGGGCCGCCGAAGATCCCGTTGAACACCGTGGTGCCGGCCCGCACGGTCTCCTCCAGCCGGCCGGCCGGTAGCCAGTACATTTCGTCGGTCAGCAGCAGCACCATCGAGCGGACCGACATGGGCGACTCGGCCCGCAGCAGCTCCGCGGCGGGCGTGAGGTGGTAGGCGCCCCGTTCGTCCTCCCGGAACACCCCTCGCATGGCGAGGAAGCGCAGCACCCGGGCCAGGTGTCCGGGGTCCGCGTCGCTCAGCGTGGCCAGCTCGGCCGGGGTCTTCGGCCCGGACGCGAGATGCTCGGCGATGTCGAGGTGGACCGCGACGCGCAGCGCCGCGGCGTTCAGGAAACCCAGGGCATCCCCCATGACCTGCCGGACCAGGGCCCCCGGGGCGGCCTGTTCGGTGGTGGGCGCAGCGGTCAACGTTCTACCTCCATCGTGGATAGGGCCGGGCGCCGCCGGGGACCGCGGTGGAGCGCGGAGCCGGCACCGGCTCAGGATCGTGGACCG
The sequence above is a segment of the Micromonospora sp. WMMA1363 genome. Coding sequences within it:
- a CDS encoding methyltransferase — translated: MTATEADEGRIDPTVIRQILGDSLGYLYPAALRVAARFAVADHLDEPRSAAELAALTSVDAGRLGRALRLLSTRGVFAEDDAGRFRLTPAARLLRTDSPVPLRSIVLLFTDELYWRPAGRLDDTVRQGQTAFADVFGLPFFDHLPTAPETEQLFADALATVSALEQDAVVAAYDFPATGTVVDVAGGRGGLLRAVLTANPGLRGVLLDRAPVLERHLLDGPALAGRWRTEAGDMIDAVPPGGDVYLLKRILHDKSDEESAAVLASCRKAMADDARLLVVDAVVPATPGAHPAVVSDVLMMALWDGRERTAEEFAALLAGEGFQLGRIIPTASALSVVEAVPS
- a CDS encoding methyltransferase; the protein is MGDALGFLNAAALRVAVHLDIAEHLASGPKTPAELATLSDADPGHLARVLRFLAMRGVFREDERGAYHLTPAAELLRAESPMSVRSMVLLLTDEMYWLPAGRLEETVRAGTTVFNGIFGGPLFDVLARDPSRADIFNTAIADLSVTEQDPIAASYDFPDTGTVVDVGGGPGGLLHAILLRNPGLRGVLFEQESVLAKHRLGDPAIAGRWEPVAGDFFGLIPTGGDIYVLKRVLHDWDDADSLRILKATRQAMADEAKLLIIDAVIPSGNDPHPSKLYDIAMMTNFDGKERTKAEFDALLAAANLRAVRVIPTPGTLSIVEAVPAPPATPSAPEEAVLR